Proteins found in one Hypericibacter terrae genomic segment:
- a CDS encoding SDR family NAD(P)-dependent oxidoreductase: MGSKRFEGRHVLVSGGAAGVGGEASRLFAAEGAKVTIVDILGQVGRDLAAELTKSGAQALMIEADVSNEDAVTGAVRQAAERFGPVDVLHNHAGTTIVKPFHETTTAEWKRLFDINVHSMFFMTRAVIPGMLKKGKGVVVNTSSVSAILATPMEVAYCSTKGACHVFTKAIATEYRDQNIRCNAVCPGFIRTGHGLREIDALRGYGVNVSETDITDMQGRICEPVEIARAVLFLASEDASFINGETLFVDNGLSVRT; this comes from the coding sequence ATGGGTTCCAAGCGTTTCGAGGGTCGCCATGTGCTGGTTTCGGGCGGGGCCGCCGGCGTGGGCGGCGAGGCTTCGCGGTTGTTCGCGGCCGAGGGCGCCAAGGTCACGATCGTCGATATCCTGGGCCAGGTCGGGCGCGACCTGGCGGCCGAGCTCACCAAGTCCGGCGCGCAGGCGCTGATGATCGAGGCCGACGTTTCGAACGAGGACGCCGTCACCGGCGCGGTCCGTCAGGCGGCCGAGCGCTTCGGTCCGGTCGATGTGCTGCACAACCATGCCGGCACCACCATCGTGAAACCGTTCCACGAGACCACCACCGCGGAATGGAAGCGGCTCTTCGACATCAACGTCCACTCCATGTTCTTCATGACCCGCGCGGTCATTCCGGGAATGCTGAAGAAGGGCAAGGGCGTGGTGGTCAACACCTCGTCGGTGTCGGCGATCCTGGCGACGCCGATGGAGGTCGCCTATTGCTCGACCAAGGGCGCTTGCCACGTCTTCACCAAGGCGATCGCGACCGAATATCGCGACCAGAACATCCGCTGCAACGCCGTCTGCCCGGGCTTCATCCGCACCGGCCATGGCTTGCGCGAGATCGACGCGCTCCGCGGTTACGGCGTCAATGTCAGCGAGACCGACATCACCGACATGCAGGGCCGCATCTGCGAGCCGGTCGAGATCGCGCGCGCGGTGCTGTTCCTGGCGAGCGAGGATGCCAGCTTCATCAATGGCGAGACGCTGTTCGTCGATAACGGCCTGTCGGTCCGGACCTGA
- the efeU gene encoding iron uptake transporter permease EfeU — translation MLIPFLIMLREGIEAALIVGLIASYLKQTGRGAWMPVVWVGILLAVAMSLFVGAGLQFASAEFPQKIQELFEAIIGFVAVAVLTSMVFWMRKVSRSIKASLHASVDAALAHSSGQGWALIAMIFFAVAREGVESVFFLLAIFQQSAGGGAPVGALLGVVVAALLGYGIYVGGVKLDLRRFFRWTGVFVLVVAAGILAGALRSLHEAGIWNHLQSVVFDLSGTLPMDSPVGTIFAGFFGYQDAPTLGAVIAYVVFLAVTLFLFLSPPMVRPAVVPTNQPNR, via the coding sequence ATGTTAATTCCCTTTTTGATCATGCTGCGCGAAGGCATCGAGGCCGCGCTCATCGTCGGCCTGATCGCGAGCTATCTGAAACAGACCGGCCGCGGCGCCTGGATGCCGGTGGTCTGGGTCGGGATTCTCCTCGCCGTCGCCATGTCGCTCTTCGTCGGCGCCGGGCTGCAATTCGCCAGCGCCGAGTTCCCGCAGAAGATCCAGGAGCTGTTCGAGGCGATCATCGGCTTCGTCGCGGTGGCCGTGCTGACCTCGATGGTGTTCTGGATGCGCAAGGTCTCGCGCTCGATCAAGGCCTCGCTCCATGCCTCGGTCGATGCCGCGCTGGCGCATTCGAGCGGGCAGGGCTGGGCCCTCATCGCCATGATATTCTTCGCGGTCGCGCGCGAAGGCGTGGAATCGGTCTTCTTCCTGCTCGCGATCTTCCAACAGAGCGCCGGCGGCGGCGCGCCGGTGGGCGCGCTCCTCGGCGTCGTTGTCGCGGCCTTGCTCGGCTATGGCATCTATGTCGGCGGCGTGAAGCTCGATCTGCGCCGCTTCTTCCGCTGGACCGGCGTCTTCGTCCTCGTCGTCGCGGCGGGGATTCTCGCGGGCGCGCTGCGCTCGCTGCATGAGGCGGGCATCTGGAACCATCTCCAGTCCGTCGTCTTCGATCTGAGCGGCACGCTGCCGATGGACAGCCCGGTGGGCACGATCTTCGCCGGCTTCTTCGGCTATCAGGACGCCCCGACCCTGGGCGCCGTCATCGCCTATGTGGTCTTCCTGGCGGTCACGCTGTTCCTCTTCCTGTCGCCGCCGATGGTCCGTCCGGCCGTCGTTCCCACCAACCAGCCGAACCGTTGA
- the efeO gene encoding iron uptake system protein EfeO codes for MKLAILGALALVIVAGVVFYLASQAAKHSATPGGALTVTIGDATCDPNEITVPAGPTRFEIVNKSSRTVEWEILDGVYVVEERENITPGLSRTMTVKLLPGDYEITCGLLSNPRGKLHVTPSAASDAEAAKPSMVAFIGPLAEYKVFLVLETNALVAATQSFTDAVKAGDVELAKTLYEPARVSYKHIEPVADRFADLDTAINARAVYFEKQEEDPAFGGFHRLEYGLFAKHSTEGLAPFADKLLADVTALQQRVRELQVPPETLAASAARLLNKVADSAAAGDEDRYSHTDLADFQANVEGSRKIVTLLRPLTEKANPDLAKSLDAQIEATLAKLASFKQQDQYPAYDRLSEADRTAIAGQLRALAAEIAKLNAALGLE; via the coding sequence ATGAAGCTCGCCATTCTCGGTGCGCTCGCCCTGGTGATCGTCGCCGGCGTGGTTTTCTATCTCGCCTCGCAGGCGGCGAAGCATTCGGCAACACCCGGCGGTGCATTGACGGTGACCATCGGCGATGCGACCTGCGATCCCAACGAGATCACGGTGCCCGCGGGCCCGACCCGCTTCGAGATCGTCAACAAATCGAGCCGCACGGTCGAATGGGAGATCCTCGACGGCGTCTATGTCGTCGAGGAGCGCGAGAACATCACGCCGGGCCTGAGCCGGACGATGACGGTCAAGCTCCTGCCCGGCGACTATGAGATCACCTGCGGCCTGCTCAGCAATCCGCGCGGCAAGCTCCATGTGACGCCCTCGGCCGCATCCGACGCCGAGGCGGCCAAGCCCTCGATGGTCGCCTTCATCGGGCCGCTCGCCGAATACAAGGTGTTCCTGGTGCTGGAGACGAACGCGCTGGTCGCGGCGACGCAGTCCTTCACCGATGCCGTCAAGGCCGGCGATGTCGAGCTCGCCAAGACGCTCTATGAGCCGGCGCGCGTTTCCTACAAGCATATCGAACCGGTGGCCGACCGCTTCGCCGATCTCGACACGGCGATCAATGCGCGCGCGGTCTATTTCGAGAAGCAGGAGGAGGATCCCGCTTTCGGCGGCTTCCATCGCCTCGAATACGGGCTCTTCGCCAAGCACAGCACCGAGGGCTTGGCGCCATTCGCCGACAAGCTCCTGGCCGACGTGACGGCGCTGCAGCAGCGAGTTCGCGAGCTGCAGGTGCCGCCGGAGACGCTCGCGGCCAGCGCCGCGCGGCTGTTGAACAAGGTTGCCGACAGCGCTGCGGCCGGCGACGAGGACCGCTACAGCCATACCGATCTGGCGGACTTCCAGGCCAATGTCGAAGGCAGCCGCAAGATCGTCACGCTGCTGCGGCCTTTGACCGAGAAGGCCAATCCGGATCTGGCGAAGAGCCTCGACGCGCAGATCGAGGCGACCCTGGCCAAGCTCGCCAGCTTCAAGCAACAGGACCAGTACCCCGCTTACGACCGGCTGAGCGAGGCGGACCGGACGGCGATCGCCGGCCAATTGCGCGCGCTCGCCGCGGAGATCGCGAAGCTCAATGCCGCTCTTGGATTGGAATGA
- the efeB gene encoding iron uptake transporter deferrochelatase/peroxidase subunit, translated as MKDRKPDEPISTGPTSTSRRRVLIGLGAAGGALTGSLMTGTPASAQTENVTNAPISDKTQERQPFYGLRQSGIVTSRPANGMVASFDVLAKTPADLVRMFQTLTERIAFLTQGGEPPALDPKLPPADNGILGPVVIPDNLTITVSVGASLFDDRFGLKRLKPARLVRMTSFPNDALDASLCHGDLSLQISSNTADTNIHALRDIVKKLPDLLLLRWKQEGSVPALPVKAGVPPESARNFLGFRDGSANPSPQDSGLMERIVWVQKDSDEPGWATNGSYQAVRIIRNFVERWDRTPLQEQQNIIGRHKATGAPMQGGTEHDVPDYAGDPEGKVTPLDAHIRMANPRTHGSEANLILRRPFNYSNGVTKSGQLDQGLLFIAYQSDLEKGFITVQKRLAGEPLEEYIKPIGGGFFFTLPGVANERDFLGRTLLEAAGSAQPGN; from the coding sequence ATGAAAGATCGCAAACCCGACGAACCGATTTCGACCGGTCCCACCTCGACCAGCCGGCGCCGTGTTCTGATCGGGTTGGGTGCCGCCGGCGGCGCTTTGACCGGAAGCCTGATGACGGGAACTCCGGCCTCGGCCCAAACGGAGAATGTCACCAACGCGCCGATCAGCGACAAGACGCAGGAGCGCCAGCCTTTCTACGGGCTGCGCCAGTCCGGCATCGTTACATCGCGTCCGGCGAACGGCATGGTCGCCAGCTTCGACGTCCTGGCGAAGACGCCGGCCGATCTGGTGCGGATGTTCCAGACACTGACCGAGCGCATCGCCTTCCTGACCCAGGGCGGCGAGCCGCCGGCGCTCGATCCGAAACTGCCGCCGGCGGACAACGGCATCCTGGGCCCGGTGGTGATTCCGGACAATCTGACGATCACCGTTTCGGTCGGTGCGTCGCTGTTCGACGATCGGTTCGGGTTGAAGCGCCTCAAGCCGGCGCGCCTCGTCCGGATGACGAGTTTCCCCAACGACGCGCTCGACGCCTCGCTTTGCCATGGCGACCTGTCGCTGCAGATCTCGTCGAACACGGCCGATACCAACATCCATGCGCTGCGCGACATCGTGAAGAAGCTGCCGGATCTGCTCCTGCTGCGCTGGAAGCAGGAAGGCTCGGTCCCGGCCTTGCCGGTGAAGGCGGGTGTGCCGCCGGAGAGCGCGCGCAACTTCCTGGGTTTCCGCGACGGCTCGGCCAATCCCAGCCCGCAGGATTCCGGTCTGATGGAGCGCATCGTCTGGGTGCAGAAGGACAGCGACGAGCCGGGCTGGGCCACGAACGGCAGCTATCAGGCGGTCCGCATCATCCGCAATTTCGTGGAGCGCTGGGACCGCACGCCGCTGCAGGAGCAGCAGAATATCATCGGGCGCCACAAGGCGACCGGCGCGCCGATGCAGGGCGGGACCGAGCATGACGTTCCCGATTACGCGGGCGATCCGGAAGGCAAGGTCACGCCGCTGGATGCGCATATCCGCATGGCCAACCCGCGCACCCATGGATCGGAGGCCAATCTGATCCTGCGCCGCCCCTTCAATTACTCGAACGGCGTCACGAAGTCGGGCCAGCTCGATCAGGGGCTGCTGTTCATTGCCTATCAGTCGGACCTGGAGAAGGGGTTCATCACGGTCCAGAAGCGGCTCGCCGGCGAGCCGCTCGAGGAATACATCAAGCCAATCGGCGGCGGATTCTTCTTCACCCTGCCCGGCGTCGCCAATGAGAGGGATTTTTTGGGCCGGACTTTGCTCGAAGCTGCCGGTAGCGCTCAGCCCGGCAACTGA
- the efeO gene encoding iron uptake system protein EfeO yields MTLRRPLMAAALALALGSMAGSARAAVAPMDLVGPVSEYKIYVSEKLQKLVADTKAFTDAVKAGDIEKAKALFGPTRMSYEAIEPVAELFSDLDVAIDSRADDYEHAEADPGFPGFHRIEYGLWAQNSTKDLGPIAGKLMADVNELSKRIAELTFPPEKVVGGAAALMEEVAATKISGEEDRYSHTDLYDFQGNFDGSRKIFELFRPLVEKDDPAFVKKVADNFQTLETTLAKYKKGDGFELYDKLTDEDRKVLAGAVNTLAEDLSQLRGKLGLN; encoded by the coding sequence ATGACGTTACGCCGTCCTCTCATGGCCGCTGCACTGGCCTTGGCGCTGGGCAGCATGGCAGGGTCCGCCCGTGCCGCCGTGGCGCCGATGGATCTCGTCGGCCCGGTGTCCGAATACAAGATCTATGTGTCCGAGAAGCTGCAGAAGCTGGTGGCCGACACCAAGGCCTTCACCGACGCCGTCAAGGCCGGCGACATCGAGAAGGCCAAGGCGCTGTTCGGCCCGACCCGCATGAGCTACGAGGCGATCGAGCCGGTCGCCGAGCTGTTCAGCGATCTCGATGTGGCGATCGATTCGCGCGCCGACGATTACGAGCATGCCGAAGCGGATCCGGGCTTTCCGGGCTTCCATCGCATCGAATACGGCCTCTGGGCGCAGAACAGCACCAAGGATCTCGGCCCCATCGCCGGCAAGCTGATGGCCGACGTCAATGAGCTCAGCAAGCGCATCGCCGAGCTCACCTTCCCGCCGGAGAAGGTCGTGGGCGGCGCTGCCGCGCTGATGGAGGAAGTCGCCGCCACGAAGATCTCCGGCGAAGAGGATCGCTACAGCCATACCGATCTCTACGACTTCCAGGGCAATTTCGACGGCTCGCGCAAGATCTTCGAGCTGTTCCGCCCCCTGGTCGAGAAGGACGATCCGGCCTTCGTGAAGAAGGTCGCCGACAACTTCCAGACGCTTGAGACGACGCTGGCCAAGTACAAGAAGGGCGACGGCTTCGAGCTCTATGACAAGCTGACCGACGAGGACCGCAAGGTTCTCGCCGGCGCCGTCAACACGCTGGCCGAGGATCTGTCGCAGCTGCGCGGCAAGCTCGGATTGAATTGA
- a CDS encoding cytochrome P450, protein MAFADQITVEALDEDPYPIFARLRREAPVAWVPAANVWFVTRWQDVEFVSKNTGLFGAEVPSSPVERSMGKPTILTSDGPVHGELRRGFDTKYKPRTVADYIDGLANPIIEDYLDRLAPRGHANLIADYFEPVSSLCLARSLGFGHVDAETLLRWFHGLAIGAANYENDPAKLAISDPINKEVDAAIVPIFERLEREPDGSAISHMLHDGMPPGQTRPRAFLLPSIKIALLGGMQEPGHGAASTLVALLSDPAQYAALMKDFDALLPKAADEGLRWVAPIGTQMRRATRDMELGGVAIPADAPVASVISSACRDEARYRDPDRFDIHRTETGHAAYGFGSHFCAGRWFAQRLVISLLRFLLQRLPDLALVPDRPPQFRGWEFRAPTSLHVTFTPN, encoded by the coding sequence ATGGCCTTCGCCGATCAGATCACCGTCGAGGCGCTCGACGAGGACCCCTACCCGATCTTCGCCCGGCTGCGGCGCGAGGCGCCGGTCGCCTGGGTCCCGGCCGCCAATGTCTGGTTCGTGACCCGTTGGCAGGATGTGGAGTTCGTCAGCAAGAATACCGGCCTGTTCGGGGCCGAGGTACCGAGCTCGCCGGTCGAGCGCTCCATGGGCAAGCCGACCATCCTGACCAGCGACGGCCCGGTCCATGGCGAGCTGCGCCGGGGCTTCGACACGAAATACAAGCCGCGCACCGTCGCCGACTATATCGATGGGCTGGCCAATCCGATCATCGAGGACTATCTCGACCGCCTCGCCCCGCGCGGTCACGCCAATCTCATCGCCGATTATTTCGAGCCGGTCTCGAGCCTCTGCCTCGCCCGCTCGCTGGGCTTCGGCCATGTCGATGCCGAGACGCTGCTGCGCTGGTTCCATGGCCTCGCCATCGGTGCCGCCAATTACGAGAACGATCCGGCGAAGCTCGCGATTTCCGATCCGATCAACAAGGAGGTCGACGCCGCCATCGTTCCGATCTTCGAGCGGCTCGAGCGCGAGCCCGACGGCTCGGCCATCTCGCATATGCTCCATGACGGCATGCCGCCGGGCCAGACCCGCCCGCGCGCCTTCCTGCTTCCCTCCATCAAGATCGCGCTCCTGGGCGGCATGCAGGAACCCGGCCATGGCGCCGCCTCGACGCTGGTGGCGCTGCTGTCCGACCCTGCCCAATATGCGGCGCTGATGAAGGACTTCGACGCGCTGCTGCCCAAAGCGGCCGACGAAGGCTTGCGCTGGGTGGCGCCCATCGGCACCCAGATGCGCCGCGCCACCCGGGACATGGAGCTGGGCGGGGTCGCCATTCCGGCAGACGCGCCGGTCGCCTCGGTCATTTCCTCGGCCTGCCGCGACGAGGCCCGCTATCGCGACCCGGATCGGTTCGATATCCACCGGACCGAGACCGGGCATGCGGCCTATGGCTTCGGATCGCATTTCTGCGCCGGACGCTGGTTCGCCCAGCGTCTCGTGATCTCGCTGCTGCGTTTTCTCCTGCAGCGGCTCCCCGATCTGGCCCTGGTGCCCGACCGGCCGCCGCAATTCCGCGGCTGGGAGTTCCGGGCACCGACCTCGCTCCATGTGACCTTCACGCCGAACTGA
- a CDS encoding APC family permease, which produces MAQSTTTSVGTSPDRLRRNVLGVAAVTFFVVSAAAPLTAVAGGYPIAMLFGNGPGVPAAVLVVTLILLLFSVGYTTMARHIANAGSFFAFTSRGLGGIAGGAAAYIAVLAYNTMQIGLLGLFGAVTAGTLSSIVGIDLPWWVWSLIAMAVIAVLGYRQIDLSAKVLAVLVIAEYIAVLILDATILGAGGAEGIGFTSFTPDAFFSGSTTIGMLLCFAAFMGFEATTIYSEEARDPERTVPRATYLSVLLIGVFYTLSTWCMVLATGPDKLLPTLQGLQDPTSFVFGLSDQYANSALTTIMSLLMISSVFAALLAFHNAAARYFYVLGREGLLPVGLSKTHATHQSPHLGSVLQTILAVIVLAIFVVTGQDPVLALFTWLTNVATLSVIVLMALASFSVIAFFGRSRGLESSTFRTMLAPLAAGALLAIIAVLVVIHFDALTGAQPALAIGLPILVPVAAVLGIIAAARLKQSSAARFARLGANQSGE; this is translated from the coding sequence ATGGCTCAATCGACGACAACCTCGGTCGGGACGTCACCTGACCGGCTCCGGCGCAACGTGCTCGGCGTTGCCGCCGTGACCTTTTTCGTGGTTTCGGCCGCGGCACCGCTGACGGCAGTCGCCGGCGGCTATCCGATCGCGATGCTGTTCGGCAACGGCCCGGGCGTTCCGGCCGCCGTGCTGGTCGTGACCTTGATCCTGCTGCTGTTCTCGGTCGGCTATACGACGATGGCCCGGCATATCGCCAATGCCGGCTCCTTCTTCGCCTTCACCTCGCGCGGCCTCGGCGGCATAGCCGGCGGCGCTGCCGCCTATATCGCCGTCCTCGCCTACAACACCATGCAAATCGGCCTCCTCGGCCTGTTCGGCGCGGTCACGGCGGGAACCTTGTCGAGCATCGTCGGTATCGACCTGCCCTGGTGGGTCTGGTCGCTCATCGCCATGGCGGTCATCGCCGTGCTCGGCTATCGGCAGATCGACCTCTCGGCCAAGGTGCTCGCAGTGCTGGTCATCGCCGAGTACATCGCGGTCCTGATCCTCGACGCCACCATCCTGGGCGCGGGCGGCGCCGAGGGCATCGGCTTCACCAGCTTCACGCCCGATGCCTTCTTCAGCGGCTCGACCACCATCGGCATGCTGCTCTGCTTCGCGGCCTTCATGGGCTTCGAGGCGACGACGATCTACAGCGAGGAGGCGCGCGATCCCGAGCGGACCGTCCCGCGCGCGACCTATCTCTCGGTGCTGCTGATCGGCGTCTTCTACACCCTCTCGACCTGGTGCATGGTCCTCGCCACCGGCCCGGACAAGCTGCTGCCGACATTGCAGGGCCTGCAGGACCCGACCAGCTTCGTGTTCGGCCTTTCGGACCAGTATGCCAACTCGGCGCTGACCACCATCATGAGCCTGCTCATGATCTCGAGCGTCTTTGCCGCACTCCTCGCCTTCCACAATGCGGCTGCCCGCTACTTCTATGTGCTCGGCCGCGAGGGCCTGCTGCCGGTGGGGCTCAGCAAGACCCATGCCACCCATCAGAGCCCGCATCTGGGGTCTGTCCTGCAGACGATCCTGGCCGTGATCGTGCTGGCCATCTTCGTCGTCACCGGCCAGGATCCGGTCCTGGCGCTCTTCACCTGGCTGACCAACGTCGCGACCTTGAGCGTCATCGTGCTGATGGCGTTGGCGTCCTTCTCCGTCATCGCCTTCTTCGGGCGCTCGCGGGGACTGGAGTCCTCGACCTTCAGGACGATGCTGGCGCCGTTGGCCGCCGGCGCGCTCCTGGCGATCATCGCGGTGCTGGTGGTGATTCATTTCGACGCGCTCACCGGCGCCCAGCCGGCCCTGGCCATCGGCCTGCCGATCCTCGTGCCGGTCGCGGCCGTGCTCGGCATCATCGCGGCCGCCAGGCTCAAGCAGAGCTCGGCGGCGCGCTTTGCCCGGCTCGGCGCCAATCAATCGGGTGAATAG
- a CDS encoding MarR family winged helix-turn-helix transcriptional regulator, whose translation MTKTRRIAAKPGTSSGGRDGTAAAKDKKPRGRRSQKPLAELLGERRVAGLGINLDSMALVSNIHRASGFIRQHFERSVLKEPDLHWSAFVVLWCLWIFGELETRRLAIEAGVAKSTLSSILNMLEGRKLLRRRTNELERRLVIVNLTAAGTELISKLFPKFNAEETRIVAKLTARQMESATDAIRMILATIGEMDGPVGEDG comes from the coding sequence TTGACCAAGACACGCCGCATTGCAGCAAAGCCTGGCACTTCCTCGGGAGGCCGCGATGGGACAGCCGCGGCCAAGGATAAGAAGCCGCGGGGCCGGCGTTCGCAGAAGCCGCTGGCCGAGCTCCTGGGCGAGCGGCGGGTCGCCGGCCTCGGCATCAATCTCGACTCCATGGCGCTCGTCTCGAACATCCATCGCGCCTCGGGCTTCATCCGGCAGCATTTCGAGCGCAGCGTCCTGAAGGAGCCCGATCTCCACTGGTCGGCCTTCGTGGTGCTCTGGTGCCTCTGGATCTTCGGCGAGCTCGAGACGCGACGCCTGGCGATCGAAGCCGGCGTGGCGAAGAGCACGCTTTCCAGCATTCTCAACATGCTCGAGGGACGCAAGCTGCTGCGCCGGCGCACCAACGAGCTGGAGCGCCGCCTCGTCATCGTCAATCTGACGGCCGCCGGGACGGAGCTGATCAGCAAGCTGTTTCCGAAGTTCAACGCCGAGGAAACCCGGATCGTCGCCAAGCTGACGGCGCGGCAGATGGAATCCGCGACCGATGCCATCCGCATGATTCTGGCGACGATCGGCGAGATGGACGGACCGGTCGGCGAGGACGGCTAG
- a CDS encoding aldehyde dehydrogenase, whose protein sequence is MSARVEGVEVDTRHWIGGRRVDSADRFESISPIDETPIAALARAGAAEVDQAVTAAGQAFKTWSRTSREERARLLHRIADIVEAKVESLAVVETRDNGSLLRSHRRGVMPRVAMNFRFFADWLLQLDHADFEVRHHRNHVSWDPSGVAAIITPWNAPLMLGTWRIAPALAAGCTVVYKPPEWAPLTASLLADITAEAGLPEGVFNVVQGIGREAGAALARHPKIRRLSFTGSVATAKQIATSAAENLVPLSFELGGKSPYLVFADADLDLAVNTAVGQYDNAGQVCLAGTRILVEESIRARFLEAFMAKARAIRQGDPRDETTDIGPQISRPHFERVDGYVRRAIASGLKPALGGGPNKDLGGLYYRPTLFVDPPAGSEILREEVFGPVLCLQSFRDEPEGIAMANDTEYGLAAIVMTGDEKRAERVTSQVSAGLVWNNCFFVRDLRQAFGGNGKSGIGREGGTWSFDFYCDVKNSVYAPNGWGKNG, encoded by the coding sequence ATGTCTGCGCGGGTCGAGGGCGTGGAGGTCGATACCCGACATTGGATCGGCGGGAGGCGCGTCGACAGCGCCGATCGGTTCGAGAGCATCTCGCCGATCGACGAGACGCCGATCGCGGCGCTGGCGCGCGCCGGTGCTGCCGAGGTCGATCAAGCCGTGACGGCGGCGGGCCAGGCCTTCAAGACCTGGTCGCGCACCAGCCGCGAGGAGCGGGCGCGGCTTCTCCATCGCATCGCCGATATCGTCGAAGCCAAGGTCGAATCCCTGGCGGTGGTCGAGACGCGCGACAACGGCTCGCTGCTGCGTTCGCACCGCCGCGGGGTGATGCCGCGCGTCGCGATGAATTTCCGCTTCTTCGCCGATTGGCTGCTGCAGCTCGATCACGCCGATTTCGAGGTCCGCCATCACCGCAACCATGTGAGCTGGGATCCGAGCGGCGTCGCGGCCATCATCACGCCCTGGAACGCGCCCCTCATGCTCGGCACCTGGCGCATCGCGCCGGCGCTCGCGGCCGGCTGCACCGTCGTCTACAAGCCGCCGGAATGGGCGCCGCTGACGGCCTCGCTCCTGGCCGACATCACGGCCGAGGCGGGGCTGCCGGAGGGCGTCTTCAATGTGGTGCAGGGGATCGGGCGCGAGGCGGGCGCCGCCCTGGCGCGCCATCCGAAAATCCGGCGCCTCAGCTTCACCGGTTCGGTCGCGACCGCGAAGCAGATCGCGACCTCGGCGGCCGAGAACCTGGTGCCGCTCTCCTTCGAGCTCGGCGGCAAGTCGCCTTACCTGGTGTTCGCCGACGCCGACCTCGATCTCGCCGTGAATACGGCCGTCGGCCAATATGACAATGCCGGCCAGGTCTGTCTGGCGGGCACCCGCATCCTGGTCGAGGAGAGCATCCGCGCGCGCTTCCTCGAGGCCTTCATGGCCAAGGCCAGGGCGATCCGCCAGGGCGATCCGCGCGACGAGACCACCGATATCGGCCCGCAGATCAGCCGCCCGCATTTCGAGCGGGTCGACGGCTATGTGCGGCGGGCCATCGCGTCGGGACTGAAACCCGCGCTCGGCGGCGGCCCGAACAAGGATCTCGGTGGCCTCTATTACCGGCCGACCTTGTTCGTCGATCCGCCGGCCGGTTCGGAAATCCTGCGCGAAGAGGTCTTCGGGCCGGTTCTCTGTCTGCAATCCTTCCGCGACGAGCCGGAAGGCATCGCCATGGCCAACGACACCGAATATGGTCTGGCGGCGATCGTGATGACCGGTGACGAGAAGCGCGCCGAGCGGGTCACGTCGCAGGTCTCGGCCGGCCTGGTCTGGAACAATTGCTTCTTTGTGCGCGATCTGCGCCAGGCCTTCGGCGGCAACGGTAAATCCGGCATCGGCCGCGAGGGCGGAACCTGGTCGTTCGACTTCTATTGCGACGTCAAGAACAGCGTCTATGCGCCGAATGGCTGGGGGAAGAATGGGTGA
- a CDS encoding DODA-type extradiol aromatic ring-opening family dioxygenase, producing the protein MGEVVACGLIAHVPTVMLPLEIRHELNNGQDFSVVDGFNRLRSEVLSNLGHDLVIVFDSHWFTTVEFVISGHAHRSGKFTSDELPRGMSQVPYDFPGDPAFAKAAAANGRKHGTWLTAIDDPCLPIHYATVNPLKYLQRGKEAWVSVSCCQTAESEDFLRVGRALRETIAGLDRRVVLLASGAMSHKFWPLQKLREHEAAGIEHIFSPAHSAADLERIEWMKQGDHARILRTMPEFLRFKPEANFGHYLMMAAALGEEDFTAPGRLFSAYENAIGTGQVHVWFDRPKEGWNARRHAAE; encoded by the coding sequence ATGGGTGAGGTTGTCGCCTGTGGGCTGATCGCCCATGTTCCTACGGTCATGCTGCCGCTGGAGATTCGCCACGAGCTCAATAACGGCCAGGATTTCAGCGTGGTCGACGGGTTCAACCGGCTGCGCAGCGAGGTGCTGTCGAACCTCGGCCACGATCTCGTGATCGTGTTCGACTCCCACTGGTTCACGACCGTCGAGTTCGTGATCAGCGGCCATGCCCATCGCAGCGGCAAATTCACCTCGGACGAGCTGCCGCGCGGCATGTCGCAGGTGCCCTATGATTTTCCGGGCGACCCGGCGTTCGCGAAGGCCGCCGCCGCGAACGGGCGCAAGCATGGCACCTGGCTCACCGCGATCGACGACCCCTGTCTGCCGATCCATTATGCGACCGTCAACCCGCTGAAATATCTCCAGCGCGGCAAGGAAGCCTGGGTGTCCGTAAGCTGCTGCCAGACGGCGGAGAGCGAGGACTTCCTGCGCGTCGGCCGGGCGCTGCGCGAGACCATCGCGGGCCTCGATCGCCGCGTGGTGCTGCTGGCGTCGGGCGCCATGAGCCACAAATTCTGGCCGCTGCAGAAGCTGCGGGAGCATGAGGCGGCGGGGATCGAGCATATCTTCAGCCCGGCCCATTCGGCGGCCGACCTGGAGCGCATCGAGTGGATGAAGCAGGGCGACCATGCCCGCATCCTGCGGACCATGCCGGAGTTTCTTCGCTTCAAGCCCGAGGCGAATTTCGGCCATTATCTGATGATGGCGGCGGCCCTGGGCGAGGAGGATTTCACCGCGCCGGGCCGGCTCTTCAGCGCCTATGAGAATGCGATCGGCACCGGCCAGGTCCATGTCTGGTTCGATCGGCCGAAAGAAGGCTGGAACGCCCGGCGCCACGCGGCGGAATGA